A genomic region of Mus musculus strain C57BL/6J chromosome 7, GRCm38.p6 C57BL/6J contains the following coding sequences:
- the Ppp5c gene encoding serine/threonine-protein phosphatase 5 isoform X1, whose protein sequence is MALGKFRAALRDYETVVKVKPNDKDAKMKYQECSKIVKQKAFERAIAGDEHRRSVVDSLDIESMTIEDEYSGPKLEDGKVTITFMKDLMQWYKDQKKLHRKCAYQILVQVKEVLCKLSTLVETTLKETEKITVCGDTHGQFYDLLNIFELNGLPSETNPYIFNGDFVDRGSFSVEVILTLFGFKLLYPDHFHLLRGNHETDNMNQIYGFEGEVKAKYTAQMYELFSEVFEWLPLAQCINGKVLIMHGGLFSEDGVTLDDIRKIERNRQPPDSGPMCDLLWSDPQPQNGRSVSKRGVSCQFGPDVTKAFLEENQLDYIIRSHEVKAEGYEVAHGGRCVTVFSAPNYCDQMGNKASYIHLQGSDLRPQFHQFTAVPHPNVKPMAYANTLLQLGMM, encoded by the exons GTGGTGAAAGTGAAGCCTAATGACAAGGATGCCAAGATGAAGTACCAGGAGTGCAGCAAGATTGTGAAGCAGAAGGCCTTTGAGAGGGCCATTGCGGGTGACGAGCACAGACGCTCTGTCGTGGACTCTCTGGACATTGAAAGCATGA CCATTGAAGATGAGTACAGCGGGCCCAAGCTTGAGGATGGCAAAGTGACAATCACCTTCATGAAAGACCTCATGCAGTGGTACAAGGATCAGAAGAAACTGCACCGGAAGTGCGCCTACCAG ATCCTAGTACAGGTGAAAGAAGTCCTCTGCAAGCTGAGCACGCTGGTGGAGACGACGCTGAAAGAG ACAGAGAAGATTACAGTGTGCGGGGACACCCATGGCCAGTTCTACGACCTCCTCAACATATTTGAGCTCAACGGTTTACCCTCAGAGACCAACCCCTAT ATATTTAATGGCGATTTTGTGGACCGTGGTTCCTTCTCCGTTGAAGTGATCCTCACCCTCTTCGGCTTTAAGCTCCTGTATCCAGATCATTTCCATCTACTTCGAG GCAACCACGAGACAGACAACATGAACCAGATCTACGGGTTCGAGGGCGAGGTGAAGGCCAAGTACACAGCCCAGATGTATGAGCTCTTCAGCGAGGTGTTCGAGTGGCTTCCGCTGGCGCAGTGTATCAATGGCAAAGTGCTG ATCATGCACGGAGGCCTATTCAGCGAAGATGGTGTCACTCTGGATGACATCCGAAAGATTGAGCGGAATCGGCAGCCCCCAGACTCAG GTCCCATGTGTGACCTGCTGTGGTCAGATCCCCAGCCACAG AATGGGCGCTCCGTCAGCAAGCGTGGTGTGAGTTGCCAGTTTGGGCCTGATGTCACCAAGGCCTTCCTGGAGGAGAATCAACTGGACTATATCATCCGCAGCCATGAAGTCAAAGCCGAGGGCTACGAGGTGGCCCATGGTGGCCGCTGTGTCACTGTCTTTTCTGCCCCCAACTATTG TGACCAGATGGGAAACAAAGCCTCCTACATCCACCTCCAGGGCTCCGACCTGCGGCCCCAGTTCCACCAATTCACAGCAGTG CCTCACCCCAATGTCAAGCCCATGGCATACGCCAACACGCTTCTGCAGCTAGGAATGATGTGA